The region TTGtctttgctctggttgaaggtgaaacgactggtggatggggtttctttcttcgatATCTCAGAATGCATGTGGCTCCATAAGCCAATCTttgtttgatttctgatagacatgcttccatttagagtgcctacaacaaccatgacaacagatgacatgatcctccttctacacatgtctatTACATTAGATatattgcacaaaacttcatgcgtgcaataaaagataagaatcttcgcaataaggtggtgaatgttgggtatgctctaactcagccgtcatttcaatattatcgtgatgaaattagactgtctaatgaagatgcagggagatggctaaataacatatCAATAGAGCAGTGGGCAAtggcatttgacagaggttgtcgatggggccacatgacaacaaaccttgtggaatgcatgaacggagtattcaaaggaattataaatctgccaataaccgcctcggtaagatcgacctattataggttggcttctacgttcgcaaccagaggtgaaagatggacTGTGGTGTTAATTTTTGGGCAAGTATTTAGTGACtgttgcatgaaagtcatgaaagaggagagcattaaagctagcacacacgctgtaacagtctttgaccgtcataggcaaaatttcagcgtccaggaaacaatggaccacaacgaggggataccaaatttagcctatgttgttagactaaacagaagttggtgcgactgtggaaaatttcaggccttccgcgttccttgctcccatgtcattgcagcatgcgcatatactcgtcaagacgcttacaaccatttatccGATGTGTACAAGGTcgtcaccgtcatgaatgtatataataaaagcttctcggtactaccaatggaggaatactggcctccatatgaaggtgatatagtttggcacaacgaagagatgcgtagaaagaaaaaaggaaggccaaacagcacacgtatcaggacagaaatggattcgacagataaaatgataagattatgtagtatctgtcgtcaaccaggacacaacaagaacaactgtcccaatcgaggagcatcatctaggtcataaactttttgtaacattgtatttttgtaaccttcaatcattatatatcataaactttttgttacaacgaggttcacaataaacatcagtacaaaataaactaactgaaaacagaaatacttctaactgattacaacaatcaaattgatgtcatctcgaccgaacatcatttccctaacatccttaccagtcttcattcgcacccaaccaaagatactgtcgagtctcttaatacttctaattttttcccttctggtattttcccatctaaccaacaAACCAACTCTCTCTTCAGTTGctcgaacgtagtgatgttccaaAAGAGCATcatcatctgaggtttgtctctcgcataaatcaccttttCGTATtggcgacgaacaccaaacatgattgccaaattATTAAATGAGATGTGAAACAATGactcacacaacacatctatttataataaaaaaaattgcattttacatgaggtgccaatccaattggcgcctcctttgtaaaaatacacatgggcgccaattggattggctagggcatgtgccctagccaatccaattggcgcctccattcaatcTTTAAGAGGAGTCACCAATTGAATTGACGTCTCCATTCAATCTTTAAGAGGAATCACCAATTGAATTGGTGCCTCCATTCAATATTTAAGAGGAGTCACCAATTGAATTGGCGTTTCCTTTTAAAAATGGGGtagtttgaattttttttttaaaatcaaggATATTTTCGAAATTTCCTTAAAAAATTGGATTATTTTGGTAAAAAATTCGGATGAAGAATACCTTGTAAATGCAAAGTTTTGGGGATGAAAAATTTAAGCTTAAAATAATTTATAACAAATAGGATATATAGTTTTTGAATGCTAATATGAAATAATTTGAAGTGGTAGTTTGAATGctaataaaaaaataaaaaataatttgaaGTTAGCACACGAACGCCACGTGGCGTGCAGGAAAATTGATCCACTTCACTGATCACTTGTGACCAATCACCATTCTTTCATCCATCCGTTGAACACAAAACAGAATAATCCGATCTCAACAATCCGCAACAGCAGCAGCTTCAAACCCAAACCATGTCCAATCTCTGCACTTCTTCTAACACTACTGCTTCTTCAACTTTCAACTTCAACATTCAACCTCTCAAATTCAACAACGTAACAGCAACACTAACGCATTCTTTCTCTCTTCAAAAATCGCGTTAATGTAATTTTTCATTTGTTTCTTGAATTTCAGTCAACTAGGAACCATCGCAGCAGAAATTTTCGGGTCAAAATGTGCTCCTCCATTCCACAAAACGCCACCGTTGTGCGTTCCCCTCTCTCTATTCTCCATCCCCGCCAAATTTCGAGGGTTTCCTTTCTCTTTACACATACTCGCACGTCCTTATGCAGGTTGGTTGTGGATCGCTGACCGTCGATTTCTTGGCCACCGTTGCTGCTTACCCCAAGCCAGATGACAAAATCAGAACCACCACCTTGAAGGTTCCCTTTTCTTATTTCACATTTACTTTTTGTGACTAATGGTGTTGATATATTACTCAAAATGTTTTTAAATCTTAAACAGTTGCTTTATGCATTGTGATTTTCAGGTTCAAGGAGGTGGCAATGCAGCCAATGCTTTAACCTGTCTCGCTCGATTAGGTCTAAACACAAGGCTCATTTCTAAGGTTATTTATTTCTCTATTTAAGATCTGTTTAACTTGATTGATTCTGAAACCATTCTGTGCTTGTCTGTGTTTTGCTAACCTGTTTGGTGCTCATTAGATTGCAGATGACAGCCAAGGCAGGGGTATGTTAGAGGAGCTACAAATTGATGGTGTAGATACATCCTTTATTGTGGTAATTAAACATTTTTTGGTCTTTAATTGTGTTCCGTTATGAAACCAAAATTGTTTATTGAGCGGTGAAATAGGATCTTGGCAGTGGCACGATGGAGTAAGCTTCCAATGTGATAGAGAGGGGATTGACCTGCAAGGTTAACACTCCAACATGCAAGTTAGTGAGAGAATGAAAAGTCATGTGAGAGTGAGAATGAATTTGAATATCTGAGAATGACGCACTTTCTCTCGTATATAGTGGGAGTAGTTAAAACCGTCCGCCGAGAGTGCAACATGCAGTTTGGATAGCCGTCTGATTGATTTGGACGGTGAATGAGCCTTGGGGAGGAAATTGTCTGCTTTAGGCAATAATGGGGGAACACTTGTTCCTCGTGTTTGCTTCCTTTGCTTTGCCTCTGAGCTTTTCTCCTTGGGCCTTGTGAGCAGCCCAAACAAATTGTATTTTGTAATCTTCTAGAAGCTTGAAATTTGAAATATTACTCTTTTGTTTGCATGGTAACATTTGAGTTTGTTGTCCATACCTATTAGTTATGCGCAACATTATAATCATGTGGCGTAAGTACATGATCCATGGTCTATCATTTCTCCAACTCTCCACCTAATTACGTTTGTTTGCTTGTTTTGATGCTTTTGCAATCTTATTACTCTTGTTTACACTCCCCACTAATTACTTTTAGTATAATTTCCTAAAGCTTTTATATGAATAAGAATTTATCCCGTTGAGAATTAAAAGCAGCTAGTGGGGTTCTGGACGACAGCCAATGGCCTCAACTATTTTATTAACACTTTTTTTTTTGTTACACTCCTTGTTATTTGCAGGTATCTAAAGAGGGAACTTCACCATTTACATATATTATTGTGGACAACGAAACGTAATGGTCATTGTCTTACATATAGTGACAAAATCTTGACTTCTTTTCTGAGTATATTCATGATCTAATTTCAAAAGAGGGGGATGGGGGAGCATGAGTTAGGTGGATCTGGTTACTCTATATGGTTTTTAACATAAATTAGAAGTTTTTTTTATCATTAAATGAACTCCAGTTGCAAGCATTGCACCTACACTCACATATCTATTTTCTGTCACTTGCCTCGTCTCCATTTTATTATTGTGTCGGTCATCTCTGGACACTTCAAAATACCCAACACTTGTTTCCAATAGTAGCTAATGTGATGCATAAATTGGAAGGAGAAATTGTTCATTAGTAGAAAGAGTAAAACAAAAATTATGTGATATAGTTTTTCATATTAATGTTAAGATCTTCAAGCATTTTCTGGCAATGAAACTGTTGAAAATTTAAATGGTTGAATCATTCTAAATGAGAGGGAGTCTTAGCATAACAGTTAGAGGTATTATAATGTAGTTAAGAGGTTCCTGGTTAAAGTTGTGGAATAACCCCTTGCAAATGCAAGCTAAGGCTTCCTACAATATATCTGAAATGGGTCTAACCCTTCTTTAGATCCTGCAATGGCAGGAGGTTTGAAGTACCAGGTTTCCCTTTGACTCGTTCTTACTGTAATTTTTCAGGAAAACTCGTACTTGTATACATACCCCTGGATATCCTCCAATGATACCCCAAGATCTTTCAGAATCGAGTTTGTTGTCTGTATTGGATGGAGCAAGCATTGTATATTTTGATGGGAGGTTGTATGAAACTGCTCTAGTTGTTGCCCGTGAGGTTATCACCTATTTATTTTACTTGCAATTTGGATGTTAACTATTAGGGCCCAGTCATATTTTAGAAGTCAAATCATGCTAGATTTCATTAAAGAAACATATACTTTTATAGCCAACATTGCTTAGTGCTAATATTCTTTTATTATACAAATACCAACCATCACACTAATGTCAATGGTTGAACATGGGATAATTCATAGTACTGACTTAAATGATAAAGAAGTTGTTAGCAGGCACAATATAATTTGTTTACATATATTAATTagaataaaaatgaaaatattattttattctaTTTAATATATGTAAAAAATCTATGTTGGTTATGGTTTGGGAGAGACTAGGCTCTCTAATTCCTAGAGCTTTGCATAGTTATAGCAGTTACTTTGTTCTGTACTACAGTTGGTAAAACCTGTGTAACTGTATTCTGCAGGGAGTTATTTCTCTAGCAGTGTTAATAATAATTGTGTATTCATCTATACATCCATtataatacttatccaaatagggTATGTTAGTAATAgttattataaaataaaaaattcatCCCTTTAATTTATTATTCAAATATACATTTGGGACAGTTTACAACTTTTCAGTTATTTTCTTTTGCTCGTAAAGGAGGTTGGGAAAGGGAGAAGGGAGCTTCACAGAGAAAAGTAAGCAAAATCTTGTATTTTTCCAGTGCAGGCAGCTAGGAAGAATATACCCATCTTAATTGATGCAGAAAGACCAAGGGAAGGGTTGGATGATCTCCTGAAATTAGCTGATTATGTTGTATGCTCAGCGAAGTTTCCAAAGGTGATTACATTGTTTTCTATGAAAGTGCTGTCTgtaaaaaatagtaaaatatATAATACTACGGTTCTCTCACAAACCTTGTTTACGTGTGCAgaagtgtttaattgatttaaacAGTCTACTTTTATGTTCTATCACGCCGACAGTAAATGTCCTATTTATTGAGAATAATATATAAGCTGTCTTTAGTGTCTTAGCATTGAAAGAACCGTGTCCCTAAAATTATGTGTTCAGTTGTACATATGTTATTTCAATTATCTATAAGGTATATTCTTTTGTTGTGGGAAATAAGTATTCCTTTTATGATACCAATTGTACATATCATTTATCTTTTCTGGTTGCTTTAACGTTTTAAATTTTATATAAATATTTGTCTATTTGTTTTACGGATTGTTTTACTCTGCTCTGTGGGGTTGTGTTCCTTTTAAGCATTATAAAATACACAATATGACCTTTCTTTGCTTACAGGCATGGACAGAGGCATCCACTGTTCCACGAGCACTTGTTTCTATCCTTTTAAGGCTGCCCAATGTAAAATTTGTGGCTGTAACTTTGGGAAAAGATGGTTGTATAATGCTTGAGAGAAGTGTTAATGGTACGTTTAGATGACTGCTGGCATAATCACTGTTGTATCTGCTTTAATGTAAACAGGTTTAATCATTTAGCCTTTTCTGGCAGCAAGTCCTTCCA is a window of Lathyrus oleraceus cultivar Zhongwan6 chromosome 6, CAAS_Psat_ZW6_1.0, whole genome shotgun sequence DNA encoding:
- the LOC127091026 gene encoding uncharacterized protein LOC127091026 isoform X2, with the translated sequence MSNLCTSSNTTASSTFNFNIQPLKFNNSTRNHRSRNFRVKMCSSIPQNATVVGCGSLTVDFLATVAAYPKPDDKIRTTTLKVQGGGNAANALTCLARLGLNTRLISKIADDSQGRGMLEELQIDGVDTSFIVVSKEGTSPFTYIIVDNETKTRTCIHTPGYPPMIPQDLSESSLLSVLDGASIVYFDGRLYETALVVAREAARKNIPILIDAERPREGLDDLLKLADYVVCSAKFPKAWTEASTVPRALVSILLRLPNVKFVAVTLGKDGCIMLERSVNASPSTEEVDVDSLLESLELRKDKSASVPTCISSALSYQLYAICDNFVR
- the LOC127091026 gene encoding uncharacterized protein LOC127091026 isoform X1; amino-acid sequence: MSNLCTSSNTTASSTFNFNIQPLKFNNSTRNHRSRNFRVKMCSSIPQNATVVGCGSLTVDFLATVAAYPKPDDKIRTTTLKVQGGGNAANALTCLARLGLNTRLISKIADDSQGRGMLEELQIDGVDTSFIVVSKEGTSPFTYIIVDNETKTRTCIHTPGYPPMIPQDLSESSLLSVLDGASIVYFDGRLYETALVVAREAARKNIPILIDAERPREGLDDLLKLADYVVCSAKFPKAWTEASTVPRALVSILLRLPNVKFVAVTLGKDGCIMLERSVNASPSTEEVDVDSLLESLELRKDKSASVPTCISSSVAKLKAEGIGTVTGKLYIGTAESVPPSELIDTTGAGDAFIGAVIYAICSKFSLETMLPFAANVAGAKCRDLGARSGLPYRADPRLASFIK